From one Catellatospora sp. IY07-71 genomic stretch:
- the ppgK gene encoding polyphosphate--glucose phosphotransferase, whose translation MAILGIDIGGSGIKGAPVDVTQGTLAGERFRVETPQPSDVNRVVAAVAEVAGQFGVAERVGITFPGVVLGGVTRTAANVDKSWLGVPAQDLFAQAVGVPVTLLNDADAAGIAEMRFGAGRGRKGVTVMLTLGTGIGSAIFIDDRLVPNTEFGHIQLDGEDAEEKASAHAREVDKLGWGKWAKHVEEYLREIEKLLNPDLIIIGGGVSKKSEKFLPLIDLRTPVVPAVLLNEAGIIGAALAAAENG comes from the coding sequence ATGGCGATCCTCGGCATCGACATCGGCGGGTCCGGCATCAAGGGCGCTCCGGTGGACGTCACTCAGGGCACTCTGGCCGGTGAGCGGTTCCGGGTGGAGACCCCGCAGCCGTCCGACGTGAACCGGGTGGTGGCCGCCGTCGCGGAGGTGGCGGGGCAGTTCGGGGTCGCCGAGCGGGTCGGGATCACGTTTCCCGGGGTGGTGCTGGGCGGGGTGACCCGCACGGCCGCCAACGTGGACAAGTCGTGGCTGGGCGTGCCCGCGCAGGACCTGTTCGCGCAGGCGGTGGGCGTGCCGGTGACGCTGCTCAACGACGCCGACGCGGCCGGGATCGCGGAGATGCGCTTCGGTGCGGGCCGCGGCCGCAAGGGTGTCACGGTGATGCTGACGCTGGGCACCGGCATCGGCAGCGCGATCTTCATCGACGACCGGCTGGTGCCGAACACCGAGTTCGGGCACATCCAGCTCGACGGGGAGGACGCCGAGGAGAAGGCGTCGGCGCACGCGCGCGAGGTGGACAAGCTGGGCTGGGGCAAGTGGGCCAAGCACGTCGAGGAGTACCTCAGGGAGATCGAGAAGCTGCTCAACCCCGACCTGATCATCATCGGCGGCGGGGTGAGCAAGAAGTCCGAGAAGTTCCTGCCGCTCATCGACCTGCGGACCCCGGTCGTGCCCGCGGTCCTGCTCAACGAGGCCGGCATCATCGGTGCAGCCCTCGCCGCCGCCGAAAACGGCTGA
- a CDS encoding phosphotransferase, whose product MSVPEWAAEHEVGAAQAAELIGARFPRLRGLRVTPFATGWDNTVHLVGGEWVFRFPRRAIALKLLAHETAMLPRLTGRLPLPVPCPELIGEPAGGYPWPYWGARLLPGVELADSVLPDEARVAAAADLGAFLRALHDPALAAALAVGRPDTPTGVPGTGPGPMPGTGPMPGTGTGPTSGTDTGPTSGTGPMSSTGTPAPVPGLGGPASGLRAAASDGGADGPRAVLPIDPMGRGNPSVRAPMARERLDRVAAHGIWQPDPAVYTLLDEAARLGPPDGAPVLVHGDLHQRHLLLDGAGRAAGVIDWGDVCLGDPALDLSLAFGGFTGDARAALLDAYGPVPPEREARARVLAVFLSVALAEYAHGEHRPALLRESLAGISRAAR is encoded by the coding sequence ATGAGTGTCCCTGAGTGGGCCGCTGAGCATGAGGTCGGCGCGGCGCAGGCGGCCGAGCTGATCGGCGCACGGTTCCCGCGACTGCGCGGGCTGAGGGTGACGCCGTTCGCCACCGGCTGGGACAACACGGTGCACCTGGTCGGCGGCGAGTGGGTGTTCCGGTTTCCGCGCCGGGCGATCGCGCTGAAGCTCCTGGCGCACGAGACGGCGATGCTGCCCCGGCTGACCGGGCGGCTCCCGCTGCCGGTGCCGTGTCCGGAGTTGATCGGCGAACCGGCCGGCGGCTACCCGTGGCCGTACTGGGGGGCCCGGCTACTGCCCGGCGTCGAGCTGGCCGACTCCGTCCTGCCCGACGAAGCCCGGGTCGCCGCCGCGGCCGACCTGGGCGCGTTCCTGCGCGCCCTCCACGACCCCGCCCTCGCCGCCGCCCTGGCGGTGGGACGCCCGGACACGCCGACCGGCGTACCCGGCACCGGCCCCGGCCCTATGCCCGGCACCGGCCCTATGCCCGGCACCGGCACCGGCCCCACGTCCGGCACCGACACCGGCCCCACGTCCGGCACCGGCCCCATGTCGAGCACCGGCACGCCAGCACCGGTGCCTGGTCTCGGCGGCCCCGCGTCCGGTCTCCGCGCAGCCGCATCCGATGGCGGGGCGGACGGGCCACGGGCAGTGCTGCCGATCGATCCCATGGGACGCGGCAATCCGTCGGTACGGGCACCGATGGCGCGCGAGCGCCTCGACCGAGTGGCAGCGCACGGCATCTGGCAGCCCGACCCCGCCGTGTACACCCTGCTCGACGAGGCGGCCCGGCTCGGCCCGCCGGACGGCGCACCCGTGCTCGTACACGGCGACCTGCACCAGCGCCACCTGCTCCTGGACGGTGCCGGCCGCGCGGCGGGCGTCATCGACTGGGGCGACGTGTGCCTGGGCGACCCCGCCCTGGACCTGTCCCTGGCGTTCGGCGGCTTCACCGGCGACGCCCGCGCCGCGCTGCTGGACGCGTACGGTCCGGTCCCGCCGGAGCGCGAGGCACGGGCGCGTGTGCTGGCCGTCTTCCTCAGCGTGGCGCTGGCCGAGTACGCCCACGGCGAGCACCGCCCCGCCCTGCTGCGCGAGTCCCTCGCCGGCATCTCCCGGGCCGCCCGCTGA
- a CDS encoding macrolide family glycosyltransferase — MGRHIAFVNAPTVGEVYPTLPIVAELVRRGHRVSYATVEARAEAVAATGARVVAYTSSLPGESDRGLTRPDRADYITAVREGFLGEARATFPQLAPYFRDDRPELVVYGTQSLAGRLVALREGLPAVQFQSFLAANEHWSIARHLGLTVTPRPGLPDHQAQLDGYVAGEGFDPEVVRTFQPVAQLLLYPRFMQYRAETFGPDRHFTGPCTGPRPFQERWSPADPDRPVVLVSLGTVYNRLPGFYRTCVEAFTGSGWQLVLAVGERTDPAELGPVPADVTVAASVPQLDVLAHAAVFVTHAGMGGIQEAIRAGVPMLTLAQTPEQEVNAQRVAELGAAVPLDPASLTSAGLRSAVERLTADRGVREAVAGLQAEILTCGGAPLAADVVESALA; from the coding sequence GTGGGCCGACACATCGCGTTCGTCAACGCGCCGACGGTCGGTGAGGTGTACCCGACCCTGCCGATCGTGGCCGAGCTGGTCCGGCGGGGCCACCGGGTCAGCTACGCCACCGTCGAGGCGCGGGCCGAGGCGGTCGCGGCGACCGGCGCGCGGGTCGTGGCGTACACGTCCAGCCTGCCCGGCGAGAGCGACCGCGGGCTGACCCGGCCGGACCGGGCCGACTACATCACCGCCGTACGGGAGGGCTTCCTCGGCGAGGCCCGTGCGACGTTTCCACAGCTCGCGCCGTACTTCCGGGACGACCGGCCGGAGCTGGTCGTGTACGGGACGCAGAGCCTGGCGGGACGCCTCGTCGCGCTGCGCGAGGGGCTGCCCGCGGTGCAGTTCCAGAGCTTCCTGGCCGCCAACGAGCACTGGTCGATCGCCCGGCACCTCGGCCTGACCGTCACGCCCCGGCCCGGCCTGCCCGATCATCAGGCGCAGCTCGACGGATACGTGGCGGGCGAGGGGTTCGACCCCGAGGTGGTGCGGACCTTCCAGCCGGTGGCACAGCTGCTGCTCTACCCCCGGTTCATGCAGTACCGGGCGGAGACGTTCGGGCCGGACCGGCACTTCACCGGGCCGTGCACCGGGCCGCGGCCGTTCCAGGAACGCTGGTCGCCCGCCGATCCGGACCGGCCGGTGGTGCTGGTGTCGCTCGGCACCGTGTACAACCGGCTGCCCGGCTTCTACCGCACCTGCGTGGAGGCGTTCACGGGCAGCGGCTGGCAGCTCGTGCTCGCGGTCGGCGAGCGGACCGACCCGGCCGAGCTGGGTCCGGTGCCCGCCGACGTGACCGTGGCGGCCAGCGTGCCGCAGCTCGACGTGCTGGCGCACGCGGCGGTGTTCGTCACGCACGCGGGCATGGGCGGCATCCAGGAGGCGATCCGGGCGGGCGTGCCGATGCTGACCCTGGCCCAGACGCCCGAGCAGGAGGTCAACGCGCAACGGGTGGCCGAGCTGGGCGCGGCCGTCCCGCTCGATCCGGCTTCGCTCACCTCGGCCGGGCTGCGCTCAGCGGTGGAGCGGCTGACGGCCGACCGGGGCGTGCGCGAGGCCGTGGCGGGCCTCCAGGCGGAGATCCTGACCTGCGGCGGTGCTCCCCTGGCAGCGGATGTCGTCGAGTCCGCCCTGGCGTGA
- a CDS encoding GNAT family N-acetyltransferase, translated as MTIIRPYRPGDRDDLYDICIRTAHLGGDARPHYRDPGILPEIFAGPYAHLEPQFAFVLADADDRAVGYVLATGDTASFVERFRREWLPLVADRYPPLDGAEPRDGDEVMRDLLHRPERMIVPELAAYPAHLHIDLLPEHQRQGHGRSLIGRLVLALQEAGVPAVHLGMASENTAARAFYDRLGMHVIDVPGAGTLTYLGLKL; from the coding sequence ATGACGATCATCCGTCCCTACCGCCCCGGCGATCGCGACGACCTGTACGACATCTGCATCCGCACCGCCCACCTCGGCGGCGACGCCCGGCCGCACTACCGCGACCCGGGCATCCTGCCCGAGATCTTCGCCGGGCCGTACGCCCACCTGGAGCCGCAGTTCGCGTTCGTGCTCGCCGACGCCGACGACCGGGCGGTGGGATACGTGCTCGCCACCGGCGACACCGCGTCCTTCGTGGAGCGGTTCCGCCGTGAGTGGCTGCCGCTGGTCGCCGACCGCTACCCGCCGCTGGACGGCGCCGAGCCGCGCGACGGCGACGAGGTCATGCGGGACCTGCTGCACCGGCCGGAGCGGATGATCGTGCCGGAGCTGGCGGCGTACCCGGCGCACCTGCACATCGACCTGCTGCCGGAGCATCAGCGCCAGGGACACGGCCGCTCGCTGATCGGGCGGCTGGTGCTGGCGCTGCAGGAGGCCGGGGTGCCCGCCGTGCACCTGGGCATGGCCTCCGAGAACACCGCCGCCCGCGCGTTCTACGACCGGCTAGGCATGCACGTCATCGACGTCCCCGGCGCCGGAACCCTCACGTACCTGGGGCTCAAGCTCTGA
- a CDS encoding SGNH/GDSL hydrolase family protein has product MNSPRQRQFVMALVTLVTVGSTLLVATANGQAVAPEPERWTGSWSAALTPAGAGKSKDGFSDQTIRMFVHTSVGGSQARIRLSNRYGTKPLTIGHATLALPWPEAGPGDLKPGSILDATFNGQKSVTIPAGGSAVSDPVTMDVPASQDIAVTLYLPTQTPGPATWHLYARETAYIGTGDHATSASGAKLAETRNNWYYLTGLDVLNRSGQGSIVVLGDSITDGLKSTVNADRRWTDYLGARLVEEAPEGRAPGILNAGLSGNRLTLDGADLGVNELGMNGSSRFHFDVLGQTGVRTVILALGINDVWLSQDSADNIIARIQQLASLARQSGLKIIVCTLSPWNAFESAPGVVAYTPTLDSVRLTVNSYIRTSTDFDGVIDFDAALRDPANPTKLRPEWDSGDHIHPNDAGNEAMAKAIPLDLLLEDDEDED; this is encoded by the coding sequence ATGAACAGCCCCCGGCAACGGCAATTCGTGATGGCCCTGGTCACCCTGGTGACCGTCGGCTCGACCCTGCTCGTCGCGACCGCGAACGGCCAGGCCGTCGCGCCCGAGCCGGAGCGCTGGACCGGCTCGTGGTCGGCGGCGCTGACCCCGGCCGGGGCGGGCAAGTCCAAGGACGGCTTCAGCGACCAGACCATCCGCATGTTCGTGCACACGTCGGTCGGCGGCAGCCAGGCCCGGATCCGGCTGTCCAACCGGTACGGCACCAAGCCGCTCACCATCGGGCACGCCACGCTCGCGCTGCCGTGGCCCGAGGCGGGCCCGGGCGATCTCAAGCCCGGCTCCATCCTGGACGCCACCTTCAACGGCCAGAAGTCGGTCACCATCCCCGCCGGCGGCAGCGCGGTCAGCGACCCGGTGACGATGGACGTCCCGGCCTCGCAGGACATCGCGGTCACCCTCTACCTGCCCACGCAGACCCCCGGGCCGGCCACCTGGCACCTGTACGCCCGCGAGACCGCCTACATCGGCACGGGCGACCACGCCACCTCCGCCAGCGGCGCGAAGCTCGCCGAGACGCGCAACAACTGGTACTACCTGACCGGCCTCGACGTGCTCAACCGCAGCGGCCAGGGCTCGATCGTGGTGCTCGGCGACTCGATCACCGACGGGCTGAAGTCCACCGTCAACGCCGACCGCCGGTGGACCGACTACCTCGGCGCGCGGCTGGTCGAGGAGGCTCCCGAGGGCAGGGCGCCGGGCATCCTCAACGCGGGCCTGTCCGGCAACCGGCTCACCCTCGACGGCGCCGACCTCGGCGTCAACGAGCTGGGCATGAACGGCTCGTCCCGGTTCCACTTCGACGTGCTCGGGCAGACCGGGGTGCGCACCGTAATCCTGGCCCTGGGCATCAACGACGTGTGGCTCAGCCAGGACAGCGCCGACAACATCATCGCGCGCATCCAGCAGCTGGCGTCGCTGGCCCGGCAGTCCGGCCTGAAGATCATCGTATGCACGCTGAGCCCGTGGAACGCGTTCGAGTCCGCGCCGGGCGTGGTCGCGTACACGCCGACGCTGGACTCGGTGCGGCTCACCGTGAACTCGTACATCCGCACCAGCACCGACTTCGACGGGGTCATCGACTTCGACGCCGCGCTGCGCGACCCGGCCAACCCCACCAAACTGCGCCCCGAGTGGGACAGCGGCGACCACATCCACCCCAACGACGCCGGCAACGAGGCCATGGCCAAGGCCATCCCGCTGGACCTGCTGCTGGAAGACGACGAGGACGAGGACTGA
- a CDS encoding AMP-binding protein, whose amino-acid sequence MDQRDQENYAAQALAVFDGFGTAEAIVYGARRITYAELAAGIRDMAATLYEHGVRSSSAVAVLAGNPPESVQVQFALHLLGCRSVWLAPNAPPALCADYLGLAGVDAFVYDARTHGPLGEQLAYGAGELGVFCFGAGPGPDLSAPRLPGAAQLGLPPSIREPQSLFQTGGTTGRPKLVHHRHTFFKAVQAVAASYQVTDGRPLRHLAVGGFWHSSQQVAAMITLFTGGVLVLHDRFHPEDFLATLEQERITSATLPPPMLYQVLDHPRLPKTDTSSLLTLSCAGSAAAPSRLAEAIERFGSVLRPVYGMSEATFIAAYPNLAHDPAHPERLGSCGRPYPGVRVEIRGGDGTPLPAGEVGEVWVRAALMTSGYWGQAELTARTIVDGWLRTGDLGRFDDDGYLFLVDRLKDMIVTGQTSTNVYSRTVEDTLLRHPQVRAAAVIGVPHESMGEAVYAFVVPAPDAQVTPAQLRQWAVAELNELWAPYAVEFVRDLPLTDVGKIDKKALRARRTATATG is encoded by the coding sequence ATGGACCAGCGCGACCAGGAAAACTACGCAGCCCAGGCGCTGGCCGTCTTCGACGGGTTCGGCACGGCGGAGGCGATCGTGTACGGCGCCCGCCGGATCACGTACGCCGAGCTGGCCGCCGGGATCCGCGACATGGCGGCGACCCTGTACGAGCACGGCGTCCGCTCCTCCTCCGCGGTCGCCGTGCTTGCCGGCAACCCGCCGGAGTCGGTGCAGGTGCAGTTCGCGCTGCACCTGCTCGGCTGCCGCTCGGTGTGGCTGGCGCCCAACGCGCCCCCGGCGCTGTGCGCGGACTACCTCGGCCTGGCCGGCGTCGACGCGTTCGTGTACGACGCGCGCACCCATGGTCCGCTCGGGGAGCAGCTCGCGTACGGCGCGGGCGAGTTGGGCGTGTTCTGCTTCGGCGCCGGACCCGGCCCGGACCTGTCCGCGCCGCGCCTGCCGGGCGCGGCGCAGCTCGGGCTGCCGCCGTCGATCCGCGAGCCGCAGTCGCTGTTCCAGACCGGCGGCACCACCGGCCGGCCGAAGCTGGTCCACCACCGGCACACCTTCTTCAAGGCGGTGCAGGCGGTCGCGGCCAGCTACCAGGTGACCGACGGCCGGCCGCTGCGGCACCTCGCGGTCGGCGGGTTCTGGCACTCCAGCCAGCAGGTCGCCGCGATGATCACGCTGTTCACCGGCGGGGTGCTGGTGCTGCACGACCGGTTCCATCCGGAGGACTTCCTGGCCACCCTGGAGCAGGAGCGCATCACCAGCGCGACCTTGCCGCCGCCCATGCTCTACCAGGTGCTCGACCACCCGCGGCTGCCCAAGACGGACACGTCCAGCCTGCTCACGCTGTCCTGCGCGGGCAGCGCGGCGGCCCCGTCCCGGCTCGCCGAGGCGATCGAGCGCTTCGGCTCGGTGCTGCGCCCGGTGTACGGCATGAGTGAAGCCACCTTCATCGCCGCGTACCCGAACCTGGCGCACGACCCGGCGCACCCGGAGCGGCTCGGCTCGTGCGGGCGGCCGTACCCCGGCGTCAGGGTGGAGATCCGCGGTGGCGACGGGACGCCGCTGCCGGCCGGGGAGGTCGGCGAGGTGTGGGTGCGGGCGGCGCTGATGACGTCCGGCTACTGGGGCCAGGCCGAGCTGACCGCTCGCACCATCGTGGACGGCTGGCTGCGCACCGGCGACCTGGGCCGCTTCGACGACGACGGTTACCTGTTCCTGGTCGACCGGCTCAAAGACATGATCGTCACCGGCCAGACCTCGACGAACGTGTACTCCCGCACGGTCGAGGACACCCTGCTGCGCCACCCGCAGGTCCGGGCCGCCGCCGTCATCGGCGTGCCGCACGAGTCCATGGGCGAGGCCGTGTACGCCTTCGTCGTGCCCGCTCCCGACGCCCAGGTGACCCCCGCCCAGCTCCGCCAGTGGGCCGTCGCCGAACTCAACGAGCTCTGGGCCCCGTACGCCGTCGAGTTCGTCCGCGACCTCCCCCTCACCGACGTCGGCAAGATCGACAAGAAGGCCCTCCGCGCCCGCCGCACCGCCACCGCCACCGGCTAA
- a CDS encoding pyridoxal-dependent decarboxylase — protein sequence MTARPEDYAPALDHAVAHTLAWLASMPDRPVRPRATADELGGVFGGPLPPGPSDAADVVDLLARQAEPGLMAMPSGRFYGWVIGGTLPAALGADWLVSAWDQNAAMRYSTPATAAIEQAAGDWLLDLLGLPAHADVGFVTGATMANFTGLAAGRQQVLADTGWDLDRDGLTGAPRIRVLVGAERHATVDQALRYLGLGAPVEVPADEQGRIRLDALAAELSRGSGPVILCLQAGNIHSGAYDDIGAACALAREHGAWVHVDGAFGLWAAASPATRHLMSGHELADSWATDAHKTLNVPYDCGIVVVARPGALAAAMGMQASYLVRTDGGPSDPQDRVPELSRRARGVPVWAALRSLGRSGVADLVERLVRHARALADGISAIEGATVLNDVVFTQVSVAFGDDARTREVTARLLADGTCWMSGSRWQGRDILRVSVSNWSTDDTDVTASLTALHRACEGRAPS from the coding sequence ATGACCGCACGTCCCGAGGACTACGCACCCGCGCTGGACCACGCCGTCGCGCACACCCTGGCCTGGCTCGCGTCCATGCCCGACCGCCCGGTGCGGCCCCGGGCCACCGCCGACGAGCTGGGCGGGGTCTTCGGCGGCCCGCTGCCGCCCGGCCCGTCCGACGCCGCCGACGTGGTCGACCTGCTGGCCCGGCAGGCGGAGCCGGGGCTCATGGCGATGCCGTCCGGCCGCTTCTACGGCTGGGTCATCGGCGGCACCCTGCCCGCCGCGCTCGGCGCGGACTGGCTGGTCAGCGCCTGGGACCAGAACGCCGCCATGCGCTACAGCACGCCCGCGACCGCCGCGATCGAGCAGGCCGCCGGCGACTGGCTGCTCGACCTGCTGGGCCTGCCCGCACACGCCGACGTCGGCTTCGTCACCGGCGCCACCATGGCCAACTTCACCGGCCTGGCCGCCGGGCGGCAGCAGGTGCTCGCCGACACCGGCTGGGACCTCGACCGCGACGGCCTCACCGGCGCACCCCGCATCCGCGTCCTCGTCGGCGCCGAGCGGCACGCCACCGTCGACCAGGCCCTGCGCTACCTCGGCCTCGGCGCGCCGGTCGAGGTGCCCGCCGACGAGCAGGGCCGCATCCGGCTCGACGCGCTCGCCGCCGAGCTGTCCCGGGGCAGCGGCCCGGTCATCCTGTGCCTGCAGGCGGGCAACATCCACTCCGGCGCGTACGACGACATCGGCGCGGCGTGCGCGCTCGCCCGCGAACACGGCGCCTGGGTGCACGTGGACGGCGCGTTCGGGCTGTGGGCCGCCGCGTCCCCGGCCACCCGGCACCTGATGTCCGGGCACGAGCTCGCCGACTCCTGGGCGACCGACGCGCACAAGACCCTGAACGTGCCGTACGACTGCGGGATCGTGGTCGTGGCCCGCCCCGGCGCGCTGGCCGCCGCCATGGGTATGCAGGCCAGCTACCTGGTACGCACCGACGGCGGCCCGTCCGACCCGCAGGACCGGGTGCCGGAGCTGTCCCGCCGGGCGCGCGGCGTGCCGGTGTGGGCGGCGCTGCGCTCGCTCGGCCGCTCCGGCGTGGCCGACCTGGTCGAGCGCCTGGTCCGGCACGCCCGCGCGCTGGCCGACGGCATCAGCGCGATCGAGGGCGCCACGGTCCTCAACGACGTGGTCTTCACCCAGGTCAGCGTCGCCTTCGGCGACGACGCCCGGACCCGCGAGGTGACCGCCCGCCTGCTCGCCGACGGCACCTGCTGGATGTCCGGCTCCCGCTGGCAGGGGCGCGACATCCTCCGCGTCTCCGTCAGCAACTGGTCCACCGACGACACCGACGTGACCGCCTCCTTGACCGCCCTCCACCGCGCCTGCGAAGGAAGGGCACCTTCTTAA
- a CDS encoding AMP-binding protein, with amino-acid sequence MGEQIFDPAANYAAQALTLFTRYGEAEALVAVDGQRYTYAELHAEVVAMAGALWAHGIRPGAALGVLARNPAESIFLQLAAGLLGCRTAWIANNAPPRFRRDFLDLAQVDAFVYDARKLPEMGAELAALAAPRPVFCFGPGGLGPDLTDGPRATELPIDPATVTHEPSSLFQTGGTTGLPKLVHHGHSFFAALHTLSRYYADSGQPALRHLLIAGTWHVSAQTAVFMTLFTGGTAFLHDGLDYPLFYDTIERERINSTLLAPPLLYLLLDDPKSAGVDFSSLHTLTISGAAASPTRLTQAIERFGPVLRIVYGMSESPFISALPNLDHDPAHPERLASCGIPYGDVRVQIRDADGAVLPTGEVGEVWITGSLLMRGYWGMPELTAETLLDGWLRTGDVGRLDADGYLYLFDRVKDMIVTGLSSTNVFCRPVEDALAAHPQVQAAAVIGVPHELEGEAVHAYVVTTPDATVTAEELIALVSAELNAMWAPQTVGFVDAFPLTEFGKVDKKALRARYAADA; translated from the coding sequence GTGGGTGAACAGATCTTTGATCCGGCAGCGAACTATGCCGCGCAGGCATTGACGCTCTTCACCCGATACGGTGAGGCCGAGGCGCTCGTCGCGGTCGACGGGCAGCGCTACACCTACGCGGAGTTGCACGCCGAGGTGGTCGCGATGGCCGGGGCGCTGTGGGCGCACGGCATCCGCCCCGGCGCCGCGCTCGGCGTGCTGGCCCGCAACCCGGCCGAGTCGATCTTCCTGCAGCTCGCGGCCGGCCTGCTCGGCTGCCGCACCGCCTGGATCGCCAACAACGCCCCGCCGCGGTTCCGCCGCGACTTCCTCGACCTCGCCCAGGTCGACGCCTTCGTGTACGACGCCCGCAAGCTGCCCGAGATGGGCGCCGAGCTGGCCGCGCTCGCCGCGCCCCGGCCAGTGTTCTGCTTCGGGCCGGGCGGGCTCGGCCCCGACCTGACCGACGGGCCGCGCGCGACCGAGCTGCCGATCGACCCGGCGACCGTGACACACGAGCCGTCGTCGCTGTTCCAGACCGGCGGCACCACCGGCCTGCCGAAGCTGGTGCACCACGGGCACTCGTTCTTCGCCGCGCTGCACACCCTCTCGCGCTACTACGCCGACAGCGGCCAGCCCGCGCTGCGCCACCTGCTGATCGCGGGCACCTGGCACGTCAGCGCGCAGACGGCGGTGTTCATGACGCTGTTCACCGGCGGCACCGCGTTCCTGCACGACGGCCTGGACTACCCGCTGTTCTACGACACCATCGAGCGCGAGCGGATCAACAGCACGCTGCTCGCGCCGCCGCTGCTCTACCTGCTGCTCGACGACCCGAAGTCGGCCGGGGTGGACTTCAGCAGCCTGCACACGCTGACCATCTCGGGGGCGGCGGCGTCGCCGACCCGGCTGACCCAGGCCATCGAGCGCTTCGGGCCGGTGCTGCGCATCGTGTACGGCATGAGCGAGTCCCCGTTCATCTCGGCGCTGCCCAATCTGGACCACGATCCGGCGCACCCCGAGCGGCTGGCCTCGTGCGGCATCCCGTACGGCGACGTGCGGGTGCAGATCCGTGACGCCGACGGCGCGGTGCTGCCGACCGGCGAGGTGGGCGAGGTCTGGATCACCGGATCGCTGCTGATGCGGGGCTACTGGGGCATGCCGGAGCTGACCGCCGAGACGCTGTTGGACGGCTGGCTGCGCACCGGCGACGTGGGGCGGCTGGACGCCGACGGTTACCTGTACCTGTTCGACCGGGTCAAGGACATGATCGTGACCGGCCTGAGCAGCACGAACGTCTTCTGCCGCCCGGTCGAGGACGCGCTGGCGGCGCACCCGCAGGTGCAGGCGGCCGCCGTCATCGGGGTGCCGCACGAGCTGGAGGGCGAGGCGGTCCACGCGTACGTGGTGACCACTCCCGACGCGACGGTCACCGCCGAGGAGCTGATCGCGCTGGTCAGCGCCGAACTCAACGCGATGTGGGCGCCGCAGACGGTCGGGTTCGTCGACGCCTTCCCGCTGACCGAGTTCGGCAAGGTCGACAAGAAGGCGCTGCGCGCGCGGTACGCCGCCGACGCCTGA
- a CDS encoding cytochrome P450: MAAEVSLASLHTDEVRRDPYPFYAELHRRGPVCKVEPGDRYSYVVHGYDAAAHVLRDSATFKVMDQTLLGAKPTWEGNQAHAVFMNSVFFTNAPRHTRMRRMFNQTFTPRRIAALEPAVERLTAELLDRLAEQAAGGAKVDFMSEFAFPLPANVLGELLGVPEADRAWYRPRALALGAILELGGATPDNVAAANTAAGEITAYFGELAARRRRDPRDDLITALVQATDADGAPMSEEELLANLIVVFNAGFVTTTHLLGNGLTLLLECPEALARLRADASLTPRYVEEILRYEVPTHFSVRWAAADSEVAGVPIPAGCWVLVLLAAANRDPTRFAHPDVFDPDRTETATLSFGGGAHYCLGAALARLEGQRGLAMLLDRFADIRLAAPPGTPRQLMLRGHEQLWLTLS; encoded by the coding sequence ATGGCCGCCGAGGTCTCCCTCGCCTCGCTGCACACCGACGAGGTGCGCCGGGACCCGTACCCGTTCTACGCCGAGCTGCACCGGCGCGGCCCCGTCTGCAAGGTCGAGCCGGGCGACCGGTACAGCTATGTCGTGCACGGGTACGACGCCGCGGCCCACGTGCTGCGCGACTCGGCGACCTTCAAGGTGATGGACCAGACGCTGCTCGGCGCCAAGCCCACCTGGGAGGGCAATCAGGCGCACGCGGTCTTCATGAACTCGGTGTTCTTCACCAACGCGCCCCGGCACACCCGCATGCGCCGGATGTTCAACCAGACCTTCACCCCGCGCCGGATCGCCGCCCTGGAGCCCGCGGTCGAGCGGCTCACCGCGGAGCTGCTCGACCGGCTCGCCGAGCAGGCCGCCGGCGGCGCGAAGGTCGACTTCATGAGCGAGTTCGCCTTCCCGCTGCCCGCCAACGTGCTCGGCGAGCTGCTGGGCGTGCCGGAGGCCGACCGGGCCTGGTATCGCCCCCGCGCGCTCGCGCTCGGCGCGATCCTGGAGCTGGGCGGCGCGACCCCGGACAACGTCGCCGCGGCGAACACCGCCGCCGGGGAGATCACGGCGTACTTCGGCGAGCTGGCCGCGCGGCGCCGCCGGGACCCCCGCGACGACCTGATCACGGCGCTGGTGCAGGCGACGGACGCCGACGGCGCCCCGATGTCCGAGGAGGAGCTGCTGGCCAACCTGATCGTGGTGTTCAACGCCGGCTTCGTCACCACCACCCACCTGCTCGGCAACGGCCTCACCCTGCTGCTGGAGTGCCCGGAGGCGCTGGCCCGGCTGCGTGCCGACGCCTCGCTCACCCCACGCTACGTCGAGGAGATCCTGCGCTACGAGGTGCCCACGCACTTCTCCGTACGCTGGGCCGCCGCCGACAGCGAGGTCGCCGGGGTGCCCATCCCGGCCGGGTGCTGGGTGCTGGTGCTGCTCGCCGCCGCCAACCGCGACCCGACCCGGTTCGCGCACCCCGACGTGTTCGACCCCGACCGGACCGAGACGGCCACGCTCAGCTTCGGCGGCGGCGCGCACTACTGCCTCGGCGCGGCCCTGGCCCGGCTCGAAGGGCAGCGCGGCCTGGCCATGCTGCTGGACCGCTTCGCCGACATCCGCCTGGCCGCGCCGCCCGGCACCCCGCGCCAGCTCATGCTGCGCGGCCACGAGCAGCTCTGGCTCACCCTGTCCTGA